One segment of Geoalkalibacter ferrihydriticus DSM 17813 DNA contains the following:
- a CDS encoding YhcB family protein codes for MEIWILLVVVIVIGVGVTAFFLGRWAEGRSGRVKAMEVELEARKKELEEYRAEVTRHFDRTGTLFATLTGSYRDLYHHLAQGCEKLAEIPSEKLFPGTPAELEGAKPVEEDAVAGVRQDLSETSTEDQADDAGTDSEKGPGEAQPEPEKSESPLPGEMEEDTTEEPKKDASAASEDSAKIGR; via the coding sequence ATGGAAATTTGGATCCTGCTGGTGGTGGTGATTGTCATTGGCGTTGGTGTGACGGCTTTTTTTCTCGGACGCTGGGCGGAAGGGCGCTCCGGCCGGGTCAAGGCGATGGAGGTCGAACTCGAGGCCCGCAAGAAAGAGCTGGAAGAATACCGGGCCGAGGTGACTCGGCACTTTGATCGCACGGGCACCCTGTTTGCGACCTTGACCGGCTCCTATCGCGACCTCTATCATCATCTTGCCCAGGGCTGTGAAAAACTTGCCGAAATCCCCTCGGAAAAACTTTTTCCAGGCACCCCGGCCGAGCTGGAAGGAGCGAAGCCTGTCGAGGAAGATGCCGTGGCAGGTGTCCGCCAGGATCTGTCCGAGACAAGCACCGAGGATCAGGCTGATGACGCCGGGACAGATTCGGAGAAGGGGCCGGGCGAAGCCCAACCCGAACCCGAAAAATCAGAATCTCCGTTGCCCGGTGAGATGGAAGAAGACACGACGGAGGAGCCGAAGAAAGATGCCTCCGCCGCGAGCGAGGACAGCGCCAAAATCGGTCGATGA
- a CDS encoding formate/nitrite transporter family protein codes for MNSSPPCPLPEKPSEKRFLTPAETTCLIAENGKRVLNQSTSRTLVLSLLAGFYIAFGAQLATIVTHDAAGVIGDGLTRFVAGSVFSLGLILVVICGAELFTGNSLLTKAALHGHITWSNIARNWVVVLAGNLVGSLLFAWMMFHSQLWEQGQIAERAIAIAQAKVELSFSAALIRGILCNWLVCLAVFMATAARDVSGKILACYVPIMAFVASGFEHSIANMYYIPTGLLLSGVSGLEAPHITWGGFLANLVPVTLGNILGGVIFVGFAYWYIHLRGTKKA; via the coding sequence ATGAACTCATCCCCCCCCTGCCCTCTACCGGAAAAACCTTCGGAAAAACGGTTTTTAACCCCCGCTGAAACCACCTGCCTGATTGCGGAAAACGGCAAGCGGGTGCTCAATCAATCAACCTCGCGCACCCTGGTGCTGAGCCTGTTGGCGGGATTCTATATCGCCTTCGGTGCCCAGCTCGCCACCATCGTCACCCATGATGCCGCAGGAGTGATCGGCGACGGTCTGACACGGTTTGTCGCCGGCAGCGTCTTTTCCCTGGGACTGATTCTGGTGGTCATCTGCGGCGCGGAACTCTTCACCGGCAATTCCCTGCTGACCAAAGCAGCCCTGCACGGACACATAACCTGGTCGAACATTGCGCGCAACTGGGTGGTGGTACTGGCCGGAAACCTGGTGGGATCGCTGCTCTTCGCCTGGATGATGTTCCACTCGCAACTCTGGGAACAGGGCCAGATCGCCGAACGCGCCATTGCCATCGCCCAGGCAAAGGTCGAACTCTCCTTTTCGGCGGCGCTGATCCGTGGCATCCTGTGCAACTGGCTGGTATGCCTGGCGGTCTTCATGGCTACCGCCGCGCGTGACGTCAGTGGGAAAATTCTTGCCTGCTACGTGCCGATCATGGCCTTTGTCGCCAGCGGGTTTGAGCACTCCATCGCCAACATGTATTACATTCCAACCGGCCTGCTGCTGAGCGGGGTTTCAGGGCTTGAGGCACCACACATAACCTGGGGCGGCTTTTTGGCCAACCTGGTACCGGTCACTCTCGGCAATATTCTCGGCGGCGTAATCTTCGTTGGGTTTGCCTACTGGTACATCCACCTCAGGGGGACGAAAAAAGCCTGA
- a CDS encoding ATP-dependent helicase yields MDLSLLNPQQLEAARHGEGPLLILAGAGSGKTRVITCRIAHLSAERGVAPHNILAVTFTNKAAREMRERVEEMLGRKGCKAMVIATFHSLCVRILREDIEALGYKKNFSIYSTADQVRLVKDLMQQVDIDGRKFDAERVLYAISDAKNRLVPPEKFAVKYHDDYEYMAAEIYPRYQKSLKAFNAVDFDDLIMLVARLLREYPAVLEKYRERFRYILVDEYQDTNAAQYLLLKLLAGGHHNLCVVGDDDQSIYGWRGADLGNILEFERDFPAARVVKLEQNYRSTGNILAAANSVIKNNTKRREKALWTSDGAGPKVDYLLCEDEEDEARAVMERIHGERFRQELSYSDFAILYRTNVQSRSFEEQLRYENIPYVLIGGQQFFDRKEVKDCIAYLKVLVNPRDEVNLLRILNYPKRGIGETTADRLIRHSAKHSLPLWQVLKEAAGLEDLGEKAQESIAGFVTLMERYRQRFNRHGLMVETLRELVAELRLEQEIYRTVDDPKKARRRVENMEEVANAMASYLERDESPSLPGFLEKVSLLDDDRPGRDSKERKLQRDAVVLMSIHSSKGLEFPQVFLVGMEEEFLPHKKTLTETFNLDEERRLCYVGITRARRNLVLTGARRRKKYGEMQPRVPSRFLDEIPTELLNSCRSEQPPELPAEEKEQRASKAFANIMDILGD; encoded by the coding sequence ATGGACCTGTCCCTGCTCAATCCACAACAGCTCGAAGCCGCTCGTCACGGCGAAGGCCCTCTGCTGATTCTCGCCGGCGCCGGCTCGGGCAAGACCCGTGTCATCACTTGCCGCATCGCGCATCTCAGCGCGGAGCGTGGCGTGGCGCCACACAATATTCTTGCGGTGACTTTCACCAACAAGGCGGCACGCGAAATGCGTGAGCGCGTCGAGGAGATGCTCGGCAGGAAAGGCTGCAAGGCCATGGTGATCGCCACCTTTCACTCCCTGTGTGTGCGCATTCTGCGTGAAGATATCGAGGCGCTGGGCTATAAAAAAAATTTTTCCATCTATTCGACGGCCGATCAGGTGCGCTTGGTGAAAGATCTCATGCAGCAGGTCGATATCGACGGCCGCAAGTTTGACGCTGAGCGCGTGCTCTACGCCATTTCCGACGCCAAGAACCGTCTGGTGCCGCCGGAAAAGTTCGCCGTCAAGTACCACGACGATTACGAGTATATGGCCGCCGAAATCTACCCCCGCTACCAGAAGTCGCTAAAGGCGTTCAACGCGGTGGACTTCGACGACCTGATCATGCTTGTCGCGCGCCTGCTGCGCGAATATCCCGCTGTGCTCGAGAAATACCGCGAGCGCTTTCGTTACATTCTCGTCGACGAGTATCAGGATACCAACGCCGCCCAGTATCTGCTGCTCAAGCTGCTCGCCGGCGGCCACCACAACCTGTGCGTGGTCGGTGACGACGACCAATCCATTTACGGCTGGCGCGGCGCCGATCTTGGTAACATTCTTGAGTTCGAACGGGATTTTCCCGCTGCGCGGGTCGTCAAGCTCGAGCAGAACTACCGCTCCACGGGCAATATTCTCGCCGCCGCCAATTCCGTGATCAAGAACAACACAAAACGCCGCGAGAAAGCTCTGTGGACCTCCGACGGCGCCGGCCCCAAGGTCGATTATCTGCTCTGCGAGGACGAGGAGGACGAGGCGCGCGCGGTGATGGAGCGCATTCACGGCGAACGTTTCCGGCAAGAGTTAAGCTACTCCGATTTCGCGATTCTCTACCGCACCAACGTGCAGTCACGCTCCTTTGAAGAGCAACTACGCTACGAAAACATCCCTTACGTGCTTATCGGCGGCCAGCAGTTTTTTGACCGCAAGGAGGTCAAGGACTGCATCGCCTACCTCAAAGTGCTGGTCAACCCCCGCGATGAGGTCAATCTGCTGCGCATCCTCAATTATCCCAAGCGCGGCATCGGCGAAACCACCGCCGACCGTCTCATCCGCCATTCGGCCAAACATAGCCTGCCCCTGTGGCAGGTGCTCAAAGAGGCAGCCGGCCTGGAAGATCTCGGCGAGAAGGCACAGGAATCCATCGCGGGTTTCGTGACCCTCATGGAGCGCTACCGGCAACGTTTCAACCGTCACGGCCTGATGGTCGAAACCCTGCGCGAACTTGTCGCCGAGTTGCGGTTGGAGCAGGAAATCTACCGCACCGTCGATGATCCCAAGAAGGCACGCCGCCGCGTCGAAAACATGGAAGAAGTGGCCAATGCCATGGCCTCCTATCTGGAACGCGACGAAAGCCCCTCGTTGCCGGGTTTCCTGGAGAAAGTCTCGCTGCTCGACGATGATCGACCGGGTCGCGATTCCAAGGAGCGCAAACTCCAGCGCGACGCAGTGGTGCTTATGAGCATTCATTCGAGCAAGGGCCTGGAATTTCCCCAGGTATTTCTAGTGGGCATGGAGGAGGAATTCCTGCCCCACAAAAAGACCCTCACGGAAACCTTCAACCTCGACGAAGAACGCCGCCTGTGCTACGTCGGCATTACTCGCGCGCGCCGCAATCTGGTGCTCACCGGCGCGCGCCGCCGCAAAAAGTACGGCGAAATGCAACCGCGCGTACCTAGCCGTTTTCTTGATGAAATCCCCACCGAACTCCTCAATTCCTGCCGCAGCGAGCAGCCGCCCGAACTTCCTGCCGAAGAAAAGGAGCAGCGCGCTTCCAAGGCGTTTGCCAATATCATGGATATCCTGGGGGATTGA
- the nqrF gene encoding NADH:ubiquinone reductase (Na(+)-transporting) subunit F, whose product MLEVILGVSLFTGIILLLVAIIVTARYFLVPRGQVKITINDDPDKALDVRPGGKLLQTLGSQGIYVPSACGGGGSCGQCVVKIKEGGGAILPTETSHINRRAEREGLRLSCQVSVKQDMQIELPPEIFSARKMKCRVKSNRNVASFIKELVLELPAGEALDFRAGGYVQIEAPSHEVQYRDFDIEEKFRADWDRFDIWQYHSVVSESLQRAYSMANHPGEKGVIMLNVRVATPPPHHPKVPPGAMSSYIFSLKPGDEVEISGPFGDFYARETETEMIFLGGGAGMAPLRSIIFDQLLRVKTRRKISYWYGARSLKELFYDEDFKKLEAEHDNFSWHVALSEPQPEDNWEGLTGFIHEVLYKEYLKDHPAPEDCEYYLCGPPMLLMAAREMLENLGVLPESIFYDDFGV is encoded by the coding sequence ATGCTTGAAGTCATCTTAGGCGTTTCGCTGTTTACCGGCATCATCCTTTTGCTCGTGGCCATCATTGTCACCGCGCGCTATTTTCTCGTGCCGCGCGGCCAGGTGAAAATCACCATCAACGATGATCCGGACAAGGCCCTCGATGTGCGGCCGGGCGGCAAGTTGCTGCAAACCCTTGGAAGTCAGGGCATCTATGTGCCCTCGGCATGCGGCGGCGGCGGGTCCTGCGGGCAGTGCGTGGTGAAAATCAAGGAAGGCGGCGGCGCCATTCTGCCCACGGAAACCAGCCATATCAATCGCCGCGCCGAGCGCGAGGGGCTGCGCCTGTCCTGCCAGGTGAGCGTCAAGCAGGACATGCAGATTGAGTTGCCGCCCGAGATTTTCTCCGCACGCAAGATGAAGTGTCGGGTGAAATCGAACCGCAACGTGGCCAGCTTTATCAAGGAACTGGTGCTGGAGTTGCCCGCGGGCGAAGCTCTGGATTTTCGTGCCGGCGGCTACGTCCAGATCGAAGCGCCGTCCCACGAGGTGCAGTATCGCGATTTCGACATCGAGGAAAAATTTCGAGCCGACTGGGATCGTTTCGATATCTGGCAATATCATTCGGTGGTGAGCGAATCGTTGCAACGCGCCTATTCCATGGCCAACCATCCCGGTGAAAAGGGCGTCATCATGCTCAACGTGCGCGTCGCGACGCCGCCGCCGCACCACCCCAAGGTTCCACCCGGCGCCATGTCATCCTACATCTTCAGTCTTAAGCCCGGCGACGAAGTCGAGATTTCCGGGCCCTTCGGCGATTTCTACGCCCGCGAGACGGAAACCGAAATGATTTTCCTCGGCGGTGGCGCGGGCATGGCGCCTTTGCGCTCGATTATCTTCGATCAGTTGCTGCGGGTGAAAACCCGGCGCAAGATCAGCTACTGGTATGGCGCGCGCAGTCTTAAGGAACTCTTTTACGACGAAGATTTCAAGAAGCTCGAAGCCGAGCATGACAATTTCTCCTGGCACGTTGCACTCTCCGAGCCCCAACCGGAAGACAACTGGGAGGGTTTGACCGGGTTCATTCATGAAGTCCTTTACAAAGAATATCTCAAGGATCATCCGGCACCGGAAGATTGTGAATATTACCTGTGCGGTCCGCCGATGCTGCTGATGGCGGCACGGGAAATGCTTGAAAACCTCGGCGTCCTGCCCGAGAGCATCTTTTACGACGATTTCGGCGTGTGA
- a CDS encoding methyl-accepting chemotaxis protein, with product MNNLRMGTKIYLLSALIMLAFTLAIAWVYMQARDNFYQAKQNEIRHIVESGWGVVNHYAKQAQAGHLTREEAQQRALDALRDVRFEGDNYFWINDLTPRMVMHPINPALDGRNLAESRDPNGKALFVEMVEVARSAGEGYVDYQWPVPGFDEPVDKTSFIKLLPEWGWIIGGGLYIDDIQALLSRMFWTAAAVIGVTIAVMLVLVTLVARSVATPLKKTLTMIEEMEKGRLDTRLNLNRRDEIGQMARAMDTFAENLKQEVIGSLQKLAAGNLDLSIHPRDGQDQVRGALKKVSDDLNLVMGQIQSAGLQIAGGAGQVSDTSQSLSQGATEQASSLEEIAASMNEMAAQIKHSADNAVQADRLAGEMKQAALEGTGQMRQMVTAMGEINTAGQSISKIIKVIDEIAFQTNLLALNAAVEAARAGQHGKGFAVVAEEVRNLAARSARAARETAELIEGSVDKTANGAGIAEKTAAALDQMVIGVTRVSDLVGEMAAAAREQSEGISQVNVGLNQIDQVTQQNTANAEECAAAAEELSSQSEQLRQMLARFTLRQASATPESGVLKRPSAPAAWGSHEKSRALLDQSSWAN from the coding sequence TTGAATAATCTGCGCATGGGCACCAAAATTTATTTACTCAGCGCGCTGATCATGCTGGCCTTTACCCTGGCCATTGCCTGGGTCTATATGCAGGCGCGCGACAATTTCTACCAGGCCAAGCAAAACGAAATCCGCCATATCGTCGAATCCGGCTGGGGCGTGGTCAACCACTACGCCAAGCAGGCCCAGGCCGGGCACCTGACGCGCGAAGAGGCCCAGCAGCGCGCGCTGGACGCCCTGCGCGACGTGCGCTTTGAGGGAGACAATTATTTCTGGATCAACGACCTGACACCACGCATGGTCATGCACCCCATCAATCCTGCCCTGGATGGCCGAAACCTGGCGGAGAGTCGCGATCCCAATGGCAAAGCGCTGTTTGTGGAAATGGTCGAAGTGGCGCGCAGCGCCGGCGAGGGTTATGTCGATTATCAATGGCCGGTCCCCGGATTTGATGAACCCGTGGACAAAACCTCCTTCATCAAGCTGTTGCCTGAATGGGGCTGGATCATCGGCGGCGGCCTGTATATCGACGATATCCAGGCGCTGCTCAGCCGCATGTTCTGGACTGCGGCGGCGGTGATCGGGGTGACTATCGCCGTCATGCTGGTTCTGGTGACGCTGGTGGCGCGCAGTGTCGCCACCCCCCTGAAAAAAACCCTCACCATGATTGAAGAGATGGAAAAAGGGCGTCTCGATACGCGTCTCAACCTGAACCGGCGCGACGAAATCGGCCAGATGGCCCGCGCCATGGACACCTTTGCCGAAAATCTCAAGCAGGAAGTGATCGGCTCTTTACAGAAACTTGCCGCCGGCAACCTCGACCTGAGCATTCACCCCCGCGACGGCCAGGATCAAGTGCGCGGAGCGTTGAAAAAGGTGAGCGATGACCTCAACCTGGTTATGGGCCAGATCCAGTCGGCCGGGTTGCAAATCGCCGGGGGCGCGGGGCAGGTGTCCGACACCAGCCAGTCACTCTCCCAGGGTGCCACCGAACAGGCCAGCTCTCTGGAAGAAATCGCCGCGTCGATGAACGAAATGGCCGCGCAGATCAAGCACAGCGCCGACAATGCGGTCCAGGCTGATCGCCTGGCGGGGGAGATGAAACAAGCAGCTCTGGAGGGCACGGGGCAGATGCGCCAAATGGTCACCGCCATGGGCGAGATCAATACCGCCGGTCAGAGCATTTCAAAGATTATCAAAGTCATCGATGAAATCGCCTTCCAGACAAACCTGCTGGCCCTTAACGCCGCCGTCGAAGCGGCACGCGCCGGGCAGCACGGCAAGGGCTTCGCGGTGGTGGCCGAAGAGGTGCGCAATCTGGCGGCGCGCAGTGCGCGGGCGGCGCGGGAAACCGCCGAGCTGATCGAGGGCTCGGTGGATAAAACCGCCAACGGCGCCGGCATCGCTGAAAAAACCGCTGCAGCCCTGGATCAAATGGTAATCGGGGTCACCCGCGTGAGCGATCTGGTAGGCGAGATGGCCGCCGCCGCGCGCGAGCAGTCCGAGGGAATCTCGCAGGTCAATGTCGGGCTGAACCAGATCGACCAGGTCACCCAACAGAACACCGCCAACGCCGAGGAGTGCGCTGCTGCCGCGGAGGAACTCTCCAGCCAGTCCGAGCAATTGCGGCAGATGCTGGCCCGCTTCACCCTGCGGCAGGCGAGCGCAACGCCAGAGAGTGGCGTCTTGAAACGACCCTCTGCACCGGCGGCCTGGGGTTCACACGAAAAGTCCCGGGCCCTTCTGGATCAATCCTCCTGGGCGAATTGA
- a CDS encoding DUF2845 domain-containing protein, producing MPPYPAVVDEWTYNFGPRRFLLHLIFENGRLRQIETGGYGF from the coding sequence ATGCCGCCGTACCCTGCGGTNGTGGATGAGTGGACCTACAATTTCGGACCGCGGCGTTTTTTACTGCATCTGATCTTTGAAAACGGCCGCCTGCGGCAGATTGAAACCGGCGGCTACGGGTTCTGA
- a CDS encoding lysophospholipid acyltransferase family protein, whose translation MTLIDDRYLTDPQAASRICRLFPSLFYYSRMAGIVLRASRLAKRNAYGDDLWVLDSWRIVEALERVGVRFSIEGREYLRDLNGPCVIVGNHMSTLETFVLPCLIWPFTKVTFVVKRSLVEYPVFRHVMVSRKPVLVERINPREDFKVVMEEGKARLGAGLSVVVFPQTTRTTRFDPEEFNSIGVKLAKRAGVPILPVALKTDAWSNGRFLKDFGPINPDKMVHIAFGAPLEVTGNGQAEQETIIGFIQEKLESWT comes from the coding sequence ATGACACTGATCGATGATCGCTATCTGACCGATCCGCAGGCCGCTTCACGAATCTGCCGCCTTTTTCCCAGCCTTTTCTATTACAGTCGTATGGCCGGCATTGTCCTGCGCGCCAGTCGCCTGGCGAAACGCAACGCCTATGGTGATGACCTCTGGGTGTTGGACAGCTGGCGGATCGTGGAGGCCCTGGAGCGCGTCGGGGTGCGCTTCTCCATCGAGGGGCGCGAGTACCTGCGCGATCTCAATGGCCCCTGCGTTATTGTTGGCAATCACATGAGCACTCTGGAAACCTTCGTTCTCCCCTGCCTGATCTGGCCGTTCACCAAAGTGACCTTTGTCGTCAAGCGCAGTCTGGTCGAGTATCCGGTGTTTCGTCATGTCATGGTCAGCCGCAAGCCGGTTCTGGTTGAGCGAATCAATCCTCGCGAGGATTTCAAGGTGGTCATGGAAGAGGGCAAGGCGAGGCTTGGCGCTGGGCTTTCCGTGGTGGTGTTTCCCCAAACGACCCGCACCACGCGCTTTGACCCAGAGGAATTTAACAGCATCGGGGTCAAGCTCGCAAAGCGCGCCGGAGTACCCATTCTGCCCGTGGCGCTGAAAACCGATGCCTGGTCCAATGGCCGTTTTCTTAAGGATTTCGGCCCCATTAACCCGGATAAGATGGTGCATATCGCGTTTGGCGCGCCGCTCGAGGTAACCGGCAACGGCCAGGCGGAGCAGGAGACGATCATCGGATTTATCCAGGAAAAGCTCGAAAGTTGGACCTAA
- a CDS encoding TIGR01212 family radical SAM protein (This family includes YhcC from E. coli K-12, an uncharacterized radical SAM protein.), which produces MTPKRYNILSAHLKEHFGGRVHKISVDAGLGCPNRGGGRSGTGCLFCDPGGSGAVGIERALPIGEQIEAGKEVMRRKYKASRFLAYFQPFSNTAAAPVRLRALYDEALAVEDVVGLAVGTRPDCCPPAVLDLLADYHRRTYLWLELGLQTVHETSLVFLRRGHDYRTFLDAYAGAVARGLRVCVHVILGLPGESRAQMLATADEMARLRVAGIKIHLLHVLAGTPLGALYEQGEIAVLGQDEYVRLAADFIERLHPQTLIQRLTGDGPRDLLLAPLWSLNKWEVLNAIDAELARRGVRQGARCAFL; this is translated from the coding sequence ATGACCCCCAAGCGTTATAATATTTTATCCGCGCACCTTAAGGAGCATTTCGGCGGGCGCGTCCACAAGATTTCCGTGGATGCCGGTCTGGGTTGCCCCAATCGGGGCGGCGGCCGTAGCGGCACGGGGTGCCTGTTCTGCGACCCTGGCGGTTCGGGTGCGGTGGGTATCGAGCGCGCCCTGCCCATCGGTGAGCAGATCGAGGCGGGCAAGGAAGTGATGCGCCGCAAATATAAAGCCTCGCGCTTTCTTGCCTATTTTCAGCCCTTTTCCAATACTGCGGCGGCGCCCGTGCGACTGCGCGCTCTCTACGATGAGGCTCTGGCTGTGGAGGATGTGGTCGGTCTGGCGGTCGGTACCCGTCCGGACTGCTGCCCGCCCGCAGTCCTGGATCTGCTTGCCGATTACCATCGCCGTACCTATTTGTGGCTGGAACTGGGCTTGCAGACGGTGCATGAAACCAGCCTTGTTTTTTTGCGCCGCGGCCATGACTATCGCACCTTTCTCGATGCCTATGCGGGCGCCGTTGCGCGCGGGCTGCGGGTTTGTGTGCATGTGATTCTCGGTCTGCCGGGGGAAAGTCGCGCGCAGATGCTCGCCACCGCTGATGAAATGGCGCGGCTGAGGGTCGCGGGCATCAAGATTCATCTGCTGCACGTACTGGCGGGAACGCCCTTGGGAGCGCTTTATGAGCAGGGGGAAATCGCGGTGCTAGGGCAGGATGAATATGTACGGCTGGCTGCCGATTTCATTGAGCGGTTGCATCCACAAACCCTCATCCAGCGGCTGACCGGGGACGGCCCGCGCGATCTGCTGCTGGCGCCGCTGTGGTCCTTGAACAAATGGGAAGTACTCAATGCCATTGATGCAGAGCTGGCGCGGCGGGGAGTCCGACAGGGCGCGCGCTGCGCGTTTTTATAG
- a CDS encoding SLC13 family permease: MDPSEFDKPLKIDRRPMWVILSERTRRYQIIITLLVLAALFFGFEPPTELSREGYRALVLFGACTFLWVSGLLPLAVTSLLALAAIPLLGILGRRETYALFGNEAVFFILSAFILAAAMSGSGLSARLARAMLSRFGKTPGSLSLTVFLLSALLSFAMSEHAVAAMMFAMVAEIVRSLGLEPGRSNYGKLLFMSIAWGCVIGGIATFLGGARAPLAVGMLREATDLDFTFVEWSAAALPIVLPLLLVGYLLLRRLFPIDIDTVEKGQQYLKQRRLEMGRMNHREMIVAVVMVTTIACWIFLGRTLGLANIAIVAVAVLFAFRVVNWKQIEDYVNWGVILMYGGAIALAASLERSGAARYLADTGLSGLADSPLLVLAVIALLSLFLTECISNAAVIAMLMPIAISLEGSMGLDPRLMTLVIALPAGLAFCLPMGTPANAIVFASGHLKMREMVLPGLMIQALAMLLFLLTVRFVWPWMGFVLP; the protein is encoded by the coding sequence ATGGATCCCTCCGAATTCGACAAACCCCTCAAGATCGATCGTCGCCCCATGTGGGTGATCCTTTCCGAGCGCACTCGGCGTTATCAGATCATCATCACATTGCTGGTTTTGGCAGCGCTCTTTTTTGGATTTGAGCCACCGACCGAACTGTCGCGGGAAGGTTATCGCGCTCTGGTTCTGTTCGGTGCCTGCACCTTTCTCTGGGTGAGCGGCCTGTTGCCCCTGGCGGTGACTTCCCTGCTCGCCCTGGCCGCCATCCCGCTGCTCGGCATTCTCGGGCGGCGCGAAACCTATGCCCTGTTCGGCAACGAGGCGGTCTTCTTCATTCTCAGCGCCTTTATTCTCGCGGCCGCCATGAGCGGCTCAGGTCTTTCCGCGCGCCTGGCTCGCGCCATGTTGTCGCGTTTCGGCAAAACGCCCGGCAGCCTCTCTTTGACCGTTTTTCTGCTCTCGGCGCTGCTCTCCTTTGCCATGAGCGAGCATGCGGTGGCCGCCATGATGTTTGCCATGGTTGCGGAAATTGTTCGCAGCCTGGGCTTGGAGCCGGGGCGCAGCAATTACGGCAAGTTGCTGTTCATGAGCATCGCCTGGGGCTGCGTCATTGGTGGCATCGCCACCTTTCTCGGTGGCGCGCGTGCCCCGCTGGCGGTGGGTATGTTGCGTGAGGCCACCGACCTGGATTTTACCTTCGTCGAATGGAGCGCCGCCGCTCTGCCCATCGTCTTGCCGTTGCTGCTGGTGGGTTATTTGTTGCTGCGGCGCTTGTTTCCCATCGATATCGACACGGTAGAGAAGGGCCAGCAATACCTAAAGCAACGCCGCCTGGAGATGGGGCGCATGAACCACCGCGAAATGATCGTGGCGGTTGTGATGGTGACGACCATTGCCTGCTGGATTTTTCTCGGCCGCACCCTGGGTCTGGCCAACATCGCCATTGTTGCGGTGGCGGTGCTCTTTGCCTTTCGCGTGGTGAACTGGAAGCAGATCGAAGATTACGTGAACTGGGGCGTGATACTCATGTACGGTGGTGCCATTGCCCTGGCTGCCTCCCTTGAACGCAGCGGCGCAGCGCGCTATCTCGCCGATACCGGTCTTTCGGGGCTGGCGGATTCGCCCCTTCTGGTGCTGGCGGTGATTGCGCTGCTTTCACTGTTTTTGACTGAGTGCATCAGCAACGCCGCGGTCATCGCCATGCTCATGCCTATCGCCATCAGCCTGGAAGGGAGCATGGGGCTCGATCCGCGGCTCATGACCCTGGTCATCGCCCTGCCGGCCGGACTGGCTTTCTGCCTGCCCATGGGCACCCCGGCCAACGCCATCGTCTTTGCTTCAGGGCATCTCAAAATGCGTGAGATGGTGCTGCCGGGCCTCATGATACAGGCACTGGCGATGCTCTTGTTTCTGCTCACCGTGCGCTTTGTCTGGCCGTGGATGGGCTTTGTCCTGCCCTGA